In Modestobacter versicolor, a single genomic region encodes these proteins:
- the hrpB gene encoding ATP-dependent helicase HrpB — translation MLPPTGTPGTDLPVRSALPGLAAALDRAGAAVLVAPPGTGKTTLVPLALAGRVPGRVLVAEPRRVAARAAARRMAALLGEPVGGSVGYSVRGDSRRSAATRVEVVTTGLLVRRLQADPELPGVSAVVLDECHERQLDTDLALAFSLDVRTALRPELQLLAMSATAQAGRLAELMGGDDGPAPVVEATGALHDVEPVWCPPSPPVAPPHGTSVDPRLLAAVAAAVVRALAETTGDVLVFLPGAAEIARVGGLLHGVDADVRPLHGRLPAAQQDAALTAGPRRRVVLSTDVAETSLTVPGVRTVVDAGLARVPRFDVARGMGALSTVRVSRASAVQRAGRAGREAPGRVYRLWSQAEHDRLPAAAEPEISGADLTGLALELACWGAPDGAGLALPDPPPAAAFTVARETLRRLGAVDDAGRVTPRGRSLTAVGAHPRLARALLDGAPLVGRRRAAEVVALLSGDVPARTDDLVAGWREVRRSRDGRWTDEVARLSRAAPAAPDTGVPDDAAAGLVVGLAHPEWLARRRPDAERTYLLAAGTGAELPPGTALGGADWLAVAAADRSPGRRDARVRSAVAIDQATALEAGAVAHTDGPEVAWRDGDVAAARVERLGAIVLAERPLPDPDPAALAAAVAEGLRTEGLGLLSWTPAAVSLRERLAAARAGLGEPWPAVDDDSLLAALSGSPALTGARRRRDLARVDVVAALRALLPWQLAGRLDELVPERVEVPTGSRVRVDYGDPAVPTLSVRVQEVFGWAAAPVVAGRPLRLQLLSPASRVVATTADLAGFWVTGYPAVRSELRGRYPRHPWPEDPAAAVPTRRAKPRGS, via the coding sequence GTGCTGCCACCGACCGGGACGCCGGGCACCGACCTCCCGGTGCGGTCGGCGCTGCCCGGTCTGGCGGCCGCACTGGACCGGGCCGGGGCGGCGGTGCTGGTCGCCCCGCCGGGCACCGGCAAGACGACGCTGGTGCCGCTCGCGCTGGCCGGCCGGGTGCCCGGGCGGGTGCTGGTGGCCGAGCCCCGCCGGGTCGCCGCCCGGGCCGCGGCCCGCCGGATGGCCGCCCTGCTGGGCGAGCCGGTGGGCGGGTCGGTCGGGTACAGCGTGCGCGGCGACAGCCGGCGCAGCGCCGCCACCCGGGTCGAGGTGGTCACCACCGGCCTGCTGGTGCGCCGGCTGCAGGCCGACCCGGAGCTCCCCGGCGTCTCGGCCGTCGTGCTCGACGAGTGCCACGAGCGGCAGCTGGACACCGACCTGGCGCTCGCCTTCAGCCTCGACGTCCGGACGGCGCTGCGCCCGGAGCTGCAGCTGCTGGCGATGTCGGCGACCGCGCAGGCCGGCCGGCTGGCCGAGCTGATGGGCGGCGACGACGGGCCGGCACCGGTGGTCGAGGCGACCGGGGCGCTGCACGACGTCGAGCCGGTGTGGTGCCCGCCCAGCCCGCCGGTGGCCCCGCCGCACGGCACGAGCGTCGACCCCCGGCTGCTCGCCGCGGTGGCCGCCGCGGTCGTCCGGGCGCTGGCCGAGACCACCGGCGACGTGCTCGTCTTCCTCCCCGGCGCCGCGGAGATCGCCCGGGTCGGTGGCCTGCTGCACGGGGTGGACGCCGACGTCCGGCCGCTGCACGGGCGGCTGCCCGCCGCCCAGCAGGACGCCGCGCTCACCGCGGGCCCGCGCCGCCGCGTCGTGCTCTCCACCGACGTCGCCGAGACCAGCCTGACCGTGCCCGGCGTGCGCACCGTGGTGGACGCCGGCCTGGCGCGGGTGCCGCGCTTCGACGTGGCCCGCGGCATGGGGGCGCTCAGCACCGTCCGGGTGTCCCGGGCCTCGGCGGTGCAGCGCGCCGGGCGGGCCGGCCGCGAGGCGCCGGGCCGGGTGTACCGGCTGTGGTCGCAGGCCGAGCACGACCGGCTGCCGGCCGCGGCCGAGCCGGAGATCAGCGGCGCCGACCTCACCGGGCTGGCCCTGGAGCTGGCCTGCTGGGGCGCCCCGGACGGCGCCGGGCTGGCGCTCCCCGACCCGCCACCGGCCGCGGCGTTCACCGTTGCCCGGGAGACGCTCCGCCGGCTCGGCGCGGTCGACGACGCCGGCCGGGTCACCCCGCGCGGCCGGTCGCTGACCGCGGTGGGCGCCCACCCGCGGTTGGCCCGCGCGCTGCTCGACGGCGCTCCGCTGGTCGGCCGCCGGCGGGCCGCGGAGGTGGTGGCGCTGCTGTCCGGCGACGTCCCCGCCCGGACCGACGACCTGGTCGCCGGGTGGCGCGAGGTCCGCCGCAGCCGCGACGGCCGGTGGACCGACGAGGTCGCCCGGCTGTCCCGGGCAGCCCCGGCCGCACCGGACACCGGTGTGCCCGACGACGCCGCGGCCGGGCTGGTCGTCGGCCTGGCGCACCCGGAGTGGCTGGCCCGCCGCCGGCCGGACGCCGAGCGCACCTACCTGCTGGCCGCCGGCACCGGCGCCGAGCTGCCGCCGGGCACCGCGCTCGGCGGGGCGGACTGGCTCGCGGTCGCCGCGGCGGACCGGTCGCCGGGCCGCCGTGACGCCCGGGTCCGGTCGGCGGTCGCCATCGACCAGGCGACCGCGCTGGAGGCCGGGGCGGTCGCGCACACCGACGGGCCGGAGGTGGCCTGGCGGGACGGCGACGTCGCCGCGGCCCGGGTCGAGCGGCTCGGCGCGATCGTGCTCGCCGAGCGCCCGCTGCCCGACCCCGACCCGGCCGCGCTGGCCGCGGCGGTCGCCGAGGGGCTGCGCACCGAGGGGCTCGGCCTGCTGAGCTGGACGCCGGCCGCGGTGTCGCTGCGCGAGCGGCTGGCCGCCGCCCGGGCCGGCCTCGGCGAGCCGTGGCCGGCGGTCGACGACGACTCCCTGCTCGCCGCGCTGTCCGGGAGCCCCGCGCTCACCGGGGCCAGGCGCCGGCGCGACCTGGCCCGGGTCGACGTCGTCGCCGCGCTGCGCGCGCTGCTGCCCTGGCAGCTGGCCGGCCGGCTCGACGAGCTGGTGCCCGAGCGGGTCGAGGTGCCGACCGGCTCCCGGGTCCGCGTCGACTACGGCGACCCGGCGGTGCCGACGCTGTCGGTGCGGGTGCAGGAGGTGTTCGGCTGGGCGGCGGCGCCGGTGGTCGCCGGCCGGCCGCTGCGGCTGCAGCTGCTGTCCCCCGCGTCCCGGGTGGTCGCGACGACCGCGGACCTGGCCGGGTTCTGGGTCACCGGCTACCCCGCCGTCCGCAGCGAGCTGCGCGGCCGGTACCCGCGCCACCCGTGGCCCGAGGACCCGGCCGCCGCCGTCCCGACCCGCCGGGCGAAGCCACGCGGGAG
- a CDS encoding elongation factor G-like protein EF-G2 has protein sequence MAAHGSKDNGREASGAPAPRSPERVRNVALVGRPGAGKTTLAEALVVATGALPRAGRVEDGTTCLDTDDVEVRLQHSVTLHAATVEHAGHRVTLLDTPGAPDFLGELRAALRAADAALFVVSAVTGVDAGTVQLWDECAAVGLPRAVVVTQVDRPRADVPAVVHACQEQLGLGVHPLQVVTAGAVTSLLEPEQGDPEADRLRAELIEAVIAESEDEALMESYLAGEPVSVPELVPDLETAVARGAFHPVLCTAPLTGLGVAELLDLLVSGFPSPLERPCPEVARPDGTPAGAVGCDPAGPLVAEVVKTTTDPYLGRISLVRVFSGTLRPDAAVHVCGHGTGHGWGEQHPDHDADERVGTISSVLGSVLRPVAECPAGDVCAVARLTTAETGDTLSDPARPLVVTPWPLPVPQQPVAVAAASRSDEDRLAAALTRLAAEDPTVRVDRRVDTGQLLLWTVGDAHAEVLLDRLRTRYGVSLHTPPVRVPMVETLAGPATVTARHVKQSGGHGQYAVVVLEGRPGPPGSGITFGQRVVGGAVPTQFHGSVEKGVRAQAARGVAHDRPLVDVEVTLVDGKAHSVDSSDAAFQAAGALGVRELAAAAGTQVLEPWCAVEVTVPAEHVGPVLSDLAGRRGRVTGSVAEPDRDATTVQAEVPERELLSYAGALRSVSHGTGRFTRRPLRHEPAPAAVVADLQPA, from the coding sequence GTGGCTGCACACGGGAGCAAGGACAACGGCCGGGAGGCCTCCGGGGCGCCCGCGCCCCGGTCACCGGAACGGGTGCGCAACGTCGCCCTCGTCGGTCGGCCGGGGGCGGGGAAGACGACGCTGGCCGAGGCCCTGGTGGTCGCCACCGGCGCGCTGCCCCGGGCCGGCCGGGTCGAGGACGGCACCACCTGCCTGGACACCGACGACGTCGAGGTGCGGCTGCAGCACTCGGTCACGCTGCACGCCGCCACCGTCGAGCACGCCGGCCACCGGGTCACGCTGCTGGACACCCCCGGGGCGCCGGACTTCCTCGGTGAGCTGCGGGCCGCGCTGCGGGCGGCCGACGCGGCGCTGTTCGTGGTCTCCGCGGTCACCGGCGTCGACGCCGGCACCGTGCAGCTGTGGGACGAGTGCGCCGCGGTCGGGCTGCCGCGCGCCGTCGTCGTCACCCAGGTCGACCGGCCGCGCGCCGACGTGCCGGCCGTCGTCCACGCCTGCCAGGAGCAGCTGGGGCTCGGGGTGCACCCGCTGCAGGTCGTGACGGCCGGCGCGGTCACCTCGCTGCTGGAGCCCGAGCAGGGCGACCCGGAGGCCGACCGGCTGCGCGCCGAGCTCATCGAGGCGGTGATCGCCGAGAGCGAGGACGAGGCGCTGATGGAGTCCTACCTGGCCGGCGAGCCGGTCTCGGTGCCCGAGCTGGTGCCCGACCTGGAGACCGCGGTGGCGCGCGGCGCGTTCCACCCGGTGCTGTGCACCGCCCCGCTCACCGGGCTGGGCGTAGCCGAGCTGCTCGACCTGCTGGTCAGCGGGTTCCCCTCGCCGCTGGAGCGGCCCTGCCCGGAGGTCGCCCGGCCCGACGGCACCCCGGCCGGCGCGGTCGGCTGCGACCCCGCCGGGCCGCTGGTCGCCGAGGTCGTGAAGACGACGACCGACCCCTACCTGGGCCGGATCTCGCTGGTCCGGGTCTTCTCCGGCACGCTGCGCCCGGACGCCGCGGTGCACGTCTGCGGGCACGGCACCGGCCACGGCTGGGGCGAGCAGCACCCCGACCACGACGCCGACGAGCGGGTCGGCACGATCTCCAGCGTGCTGGGCAGCGTGCTGCGGCCGGTCGCCGAGTGCCCGGCCGGCGACGTCTGCGCGGTGGCCCGGCTGACCACCGCGGAGACCGGCGACACGCTCTCCGACCCGGCCCGCCCGCTGGTGGTCACGCCCTGGCCGCTGCCGGTGCCGCAGCAGCCGGTGGCGGTGGCCGCCGCCTCGCGCAGCGACGAGGACCGGCTGGCCGCGGCGCTCACCCGGCTGGCCGCCGAGGACCCGACCGTGCGGGTCGACCGGCGGGTCGACACCGGGCAGCTGCTGCTGTGGACCGTCGGCGACGCGCACGCCGAGGTGCTGCTGGACCGGCTGCGCACCCGGTACGGCGTGAGCCTGCACACCCCGCCGGTGCGGGTGCCGATGGTCGAGACGCTGGCCGGACCGGCGACGGTCACCGCCCGGCACGTCAAGCAGTCCGGCGGGCACGGGCAGTACGCCGTCGTCGTGCTGGAGGGGCGACCCGGGCCGCCCGGGTCGGGGATCACCTTCGGCCAGCGGGTCGTCGGCGGCGCGGTGCCGACGCAGTTCCACGGCAGCGTGGAGAAGGGCGTGCGCGCCCAGGCCGCCCGGGGCGTGGCGCACGACCGGCCGCTGGTCGACGTCGAGGTCACCCTGGTCGACGGCAAGGCGCACTCGGTCGACTCCTCCGATGCCGCCTTCCAGGCCGCCGGCGCTCTCGGGGTGCGGGAGCTGGCGGCCGCCGCCGGCACCCAGGTGCTCGAGCCGTGGTGCGCGGTCGAGGTGACGGTGCCGGCCGAGCACGTCGGCCCGGTGCTCAGCGACCTCGCCGGACGGCGGGGGAGGGTCACCGGCAGCGTCGCCGAGCCCGACCGCGACGCCACCACGGTGCAGGCCGAGGTGCCGGAGCGGGAGCTGCTCAGCTACGCCGGGGCGCTGCGCTCGGTGTCGCACGGCACCGGCCGGTTCACCCGCCGCCCGCTGCGCCACGAGCCCGCCCCGGCCGCCGTCGTCGCCGACCTGCAGCCCGCCTGA
- a CDS encoding alpha/beta hydrolase, with product MTSWLLVHPPLLGPAVLGPLAAELRSRGNAVRVPDLRDAVRTAAGWPDRCTALAAAGGPADVVLGFSGAGVVLPSVAAAVRAHRVVWLDALVPAVVGLTVTPPERLAQLAGLVRGDRFAPWPTWWPPEVLAAELPDPALRAAVAAEAPELPADFYSVAVPVPASWPDDDVRYVQLSPGYDRDAAEARARGWPVLGDGRGSHLDVAARAGGVAASITSG from the coding sequence GTGACCTCCTGGCTGCTGGTGCACCCGCCGCTGCTCGGGCCGGCGGTGCTCGGGCCGCTGGCCGCCGAGCTGCGTTCCCGCGGGAACGCCGTCCGGGTGCCCGACCTGCGCGACGCGGTGCGGACGGCGGCCGGCTGGCCCGACCGGTGCACCGCCCTGGCCGCCGCGGGCGGGCCGGCCGACGTCGTCCTCGGGTTCTCCGGCGCCGGTGTCGTGCTGCCGTCGGTGGCCGCTGCGGTGCGGGCGCACCGGGTGGTCTGGCTCGATGCGCTCGTGCCGGCCGTCGTGGGGCTCACCGTGACGCCGCCGGAGCGGCTCGCCCAGCTGGCCGGGCTCGTCCGCGGCGACCGTTTCGCCCCCTGGCCGACCTGGTGGCCGCCGGAGGTGCTCGCCGCGGAGCTGCCCGACCCGGCGCTGCGCGCCGCCGTCGCCGCCGAGGCCCCCGAGCTGCCCGCCGACTTCTACTCCGTCGCCGTCCCGGTGCCCGCGTCCTGGCCCGACGACGACGTCCGCTACGTGCAGCTGTCGCCCGGCTACGACCGCGACGCCGCCGAGGCGCGGGCACGCGGCTGGCCGGTCCTGGGCGACGGCCGGGGCAGCCACCTGGACGTCGCCGCCCGGGCGGGCGGGGTGGCAGCGTCGATCACCTCGGGCTGA